The nucleotide window CCGGACGGTGTCGATGATGAGCAAATAGGCAATAATGGCGAGCGGGATCATCGTGTCTCCTCCAATACGTGGATGCCGAGTTTTTCCACACCAGCGACGGTGTTGCCCACGACGAATGCGGCGCGGGTGGGGGACGGCTGCCCGGATTCGGGGTCCCATACGAGCATGGTGCGGAATCCGCCGGTGCCGCCGTTATGGAATGTGTAGTTCTGGTCGTCTTCGCCTGTCAGGTCCGCCCACCCATATTCGGGCAAGCCATGTGCGGTAACCCATTCGACATATTTGGCCATGTCGGCGGGTGTGGAGCGGATCGCGCCGGCGGGTGCCCACCCGTCCATGTCCCACGGCTCGGCTGATCGGCCGCTACCGTCGAGGCCGCGAGGCGCGCCGTCGTTGGTGTGCGCCAGCGCGATGTAGGTGTTGTCCATGCCGGCAAGCTCGAAGATTCGCGTGCGCAGCAGTTCTTCGTACGGTACGTCGGCGTGTGTGGCCAGCAATTGGCCGAGCAGGGCGTGGCCGTAGTTGGAATATTGCATCTCGCCCCGGTTAGTGAGCTCGGCTGCGCTGGCGGCGTCGAGGATGTCCTGTGGGGTGTCGCGCCGGTAGGCGTTGCCGCCGTCGCGAAAGTTCGCAACCATGATTTCGGCGAAGCTCAAACTCTCCATCACAGCAAGTCCCGAGGTGTGGTTGAGCAATTCCTCCAAGGTGACATCCGCGATGGGGGCGGAAGCGACGTCGATGATGTCCTGCACTTGGGTGTCCAAGGTGAGTGAGCCTTCGTCGATGAACTGGCGGACTAGCTCTGCGTTGAAGGTTTTGGTGACAGAGCCGATTTCGAACTCGGTGTGCTCGTCAGCACCGAGACCTCCGAATGCGACTTCGCCGTTGTCGTAGATGAATCCTGCGAGCTGGTGGTGACCTTTCTCCGCGTGATCGGCGAAAGAGGATGCGATGCGTTCGTTCCCGGTGCGCTCGGCGGCTACGTCGATAGGGCGCGGTCCAAGGGCTATGAGGAGGACGAAAATAACAGCCCCGGCACCGAGTCCGGTCAGCAGGGCAGGTGTTCGTGGTACTTGCATCACTGCCGCCCTGGAGTGTTATCAAGGCGTGTGAGCAACTGGATGTCCAGCTCATTGACATCTACGGCGCTTGAGTTGGCTACGTAGGCCGCGCGAGGTGATTCGGATGCAGTGTCCCAGCTCAAAACGTTGGAGTACCCAGCAGTGCCGCCGCCTTTTGAAATGCATTCGACACCGCCAATGTTGCACTGGTGCCACGCATGGCCAGGGCCTCCATGTGAGGCGACCCAATGCGCGTACTTCGCCATGTCGGCTGCAGTGGAATGCGCAGCACCGGCGGGAGCCCACCCATGCTCTTCCCACGGTTTCACCGGGCGGCCATTAAAACCCAACCCCTGTGGAGCGTTGCGGGTCGTGCCTGGCAGCGCGATGTAGGTGTCACTCATGCCGGCGGGCTCGAAAATTCGGGAGCGGACCAGCGCCTCGTAGTTGGTTTTCTGATGAACCGCGAGCAGCTGACCAACCAGGGCGTGGCCAAAGTTGGAATAGAGAAACTGTCGGCGGTGTCGAAGTCGCGCACGCGCAGCTGTCGCAAACACCTGCTCGGGTGTGCGGCGGCAGTAATACCGAAAAAGATCTAGAGACGGCGCGACGTTGTTGTGAAAGAACCCGTTGGTGCCCACTGGCCCTAATCCAGAGGTGTGGTCGAGCAGCTCTTCGAGGGTGACGCTAGCAATCGGTGCGTCGGGCACGTCGATAATCTCGCCCACTGTGGTACGCGGGGCAAGAGCGCCCTCGCTGACAAGCTGGCGCACCAGTTCAGCGTTGAAAGTCTTGGTGATTGATCCGATCTCAACCTCAGTGTGCTCATCTGCACCGAGACCGCCGAAGCGGACCGTACCGGCTTCGTAAATGAATGCGCATAGCGCGCGGTGGCCATCCTCTGCGCAGGTGGCAAGGATTTCTGCAATCTCCGGATCACCAGTGCGCTGAGTAGCCAGTTCGATTGGGTGGGAAAGAACCGGGCGCATTAGTGAGCCTCCGAGGCGATCATGATGGTCATCAGCGGAATCACGCGCGCTGGGGGGATCTCGTATGCGCCGGCGGTCTTCGTTACCCATCCGGCGGACTGGAGCTCTTTCAGGTGGTGGTAAGCAGTGCCGGTGGAGGACACGATTTCCGCTTCGACGAGATCGGCAGCGGTGGCTGGTTTATTGAGCAAGTAGCGCAGCATCTCGCCACGGACGGGGTGGGCGAGGGCTGCGAGGCGTTCGATTTGCCCGTCCCACGGATCGTCCGTGATCCAGTGAGTTGGCCGGGCCCATTGGTATTCGTAATCACCCGTGCCGAGAGTGACATAGCCATGCAGCATCACGCCGCCGTCAGCGGTGGCGTTGTAATCAATGGGCACTTCGCTGGGAGAGCCGGGAAGGTGTGCTTCGAGCACGGCAACCCGCTCCTCCAGCGCTTCGATGCGCGCTACGGTTTCTGAAGGGGTCGAGTTCATGAGTTCTAGAATTCCAGAAAACTAGAAACCGGGCAACCGATTCCCGAAAATCAAACCCCGGATCAAGGATTTCGGATCCGCCCAATTTCGGGCTTCTAAGGCGGTTATCCGACATCTATGATCCGAAGTTTGCGCAGGGGGGAGGGGTGCCAACCTAGATAATGCGCCGCTGCCTCGCCGTATCCACGGCAGCAGTGCGGTTATCCACGCCCAACTTGGAGTAGATGTGGATCAAATGCGTCTTCACTGTCGCCTGCGAGATGAACAACCGCTCCGCTATCTCGCGGTTCGAGGCACCGGTCTGCAGCGCCTGCAGCAGCTCAATCTCGCGTTCTGAAAGCGCCTCTTCGGGACGCATTACGCGCTCCGCCAGCACGTTCGCGACCTGCGGCGACAACGCCCGCTCGCGCCGGGCGGCGCGCACCACCGCGTCGTGAAGCTCGTCTTCAGGCGCGTCTTTCAGCAGGTAGCCCATCGCCCCCGCCTCGACCGCGGCCACCACATCCGCCTGCGTGTCGTAAGTGGTGAGGATCAGCACGGGTGGGCCGCCGGCCGCCACGAGGCGACGGGTCAGCGCGATACCGTCAGCCCCCGGCATCTGAATATCGCTGACCACCACGTCCACATCGTCGGGCACTTCGGCGGTCCCGTCGGCAGCCTCGGCGACCACTTCGATGTCGCCGAACGAGTTCAGGACGGCTCGCAAGCCTGCGCGTACGACAGGATGATCGTCGATAAGCATGACCTGCAACTTCTCTGAACCCTGCACTATCATCCTTCCTGTTGCCCACTGAGCGGCAATGTCGCGGCGAGCACGTTGCCCTCAACCGTGAGTTCCCCGCCAGCCTCTTCCACGCGTGCGCGCAATCCCTTCAGCCCGAAGCCTTCCGGGCCGGTGATGCCGCGGCCATTGTCGTAGATGTCGACGGTTGCTTGGGCACCAAGCTTATCGACGGTCACCACCGCGACGTCTGCCCCCGCGTGCCGCACAATATTGCTCAATCCTTCGCGCACGATGCGCTCGGTGACCGATGCCGCTGGTTCCGGTAGGTCAACGGCGTTGACGCGGACATCCAGCGGGGTGCCCAACGCGAGCTGGCGGGCCTCAGCGCCCCGCGCAAGCCGGTCGATACGCGCGGTCAGCGGCTCGGTTGTGGGCGCGCTACCTGTTGCTCCGGCCGCGTTGCCGGAGACAAAACGGCGGGCTTCCGCCAGGTTATCTGCTGCGGTCTCTCGAATGACGGTGAGCGTGTCGTGGGTGGACGTGGGGGCGTCGATAAGCGAAAGCTCTTTATCTAAAGCTCGGCCGAGTAACACGATGGAGCTCAAGCCCTGAGCCATGGTGTCGTGGACCTCGCGGGAGAGGCGCGAGCGCTCCTCGGCGACTCCGGCCGCGTGCTCGGCGGCGGCGAGCTCGAGTTGGGCTGCCTGCAGATCCGCGGCGAGCTGGCGGTAGTGCTCCGCATCTGCGCGAAGCACCTGGTAGGCGTGCACGATGCCGATGGCCAAAATCGTGCCAATCGTTGGGCCGATGAGGCCGCCGACGCCACTTCCTGGAACGGTAACCGTGAGTGTGTAGGCCAACAGGCCCGCAGTGACGGCGAGGCCCCAGCCGGTGGGCAAGACGAAGCAGGCGACCATGACCAGCGGAAATTCCAGCCACACGAAGGTGGGGGAGAGGGCGACGAGGATGATCCAGAGCACGATGACCGCGGTAAGCCAAACCGCCGCCTGGCCGTGCGTATAAGCGCGACCGCGGTTCTGGTGCACGGTGCCGAACAAGTACACGGCGGCGAACGCGGCGACAACGCACACCGCAGACCACGAGCGCGTGCCAATCAGTCCCACCACCAGCAGGACGGCGACGAGCACGTGCAGGCTCACGCGCAGGGTGGCCAGGATCCGGTTCGAGCTCATGCGCGCAACACTAGCGTGCAGCACCTACAGCTCGGGGGACGGCGAATCAACCGATCGGTTGATTCCGATTTCAACCGGCTTCCCGATGTAATAAAGCCCAGCTCAGCGCGAGAATTGAAGCCATGTTCGTAGGAATTCGAGAAATCAAGAAGGCGAAGGGTCGCTTCGGACTGATCGTTGGCACCGTCGCGTTGATCACCCTTCTCGTTGTTGTCCTGACCGGCCTGACCTCGGGCCTGGGTAAGCAGAACACGTCGGCGCTGGAGGCGCTCGCGCCGGAAGCGGTGGTGTTTGAGGACCAGCAGAATCCGTCGTTTACCACTTCTCGCGTACAGGCGAAGGACGGAACCGTCCCACTGGGCACCGGCCAAACTCTGATGCAGGCCGCCGACGGCGAAGAAGACTCCGTTGCCGTCCTCGCGCTTCCGAGTGGCACCGAGCTGCCCGGCGGAGAGGTGCTCGGCAGCGGCGCTGTCGCGTCGGAGTCGATCGGACTCTCCGCCGGTGAGTCAGTCCGCATCGGCCCGGCTGAGACGACCGTCGACGCTGTTACGGGAGACCTGCAGTTCTCGCACACGCCGGTAATTTGGGTGCCCACCGAGATCTGGCAGCAGGTATTCCACACCGACGCGGATGGCACCGTGCTGCTTTCCCGGGACGCGGATATCGACGGCAGCGTGAGCCTGAAGGAGTCCTTCCAGGGGCTGGCTGCCTACGGCTCCGAGCGCGGATCGCTGATGCTCATCCAGGGCTTCCTCTACGCCATCGCGGCTCTGGTGATCATCGCGTTCCTCACCGTGTGGACCATGCAGCGCACGCGCGACCTGGCAATCCTTAAGGCCATCGGTGCATCGAACTCGTACCTGATGAAGGACGCGCTTAGCCAGTCCGCAGTCCTGCTCGCGATCGGGGTCTTAGTCGGCGGTCTCGGCGCCTTCGGCATTGGCATGGCCATGGCCGGTGTTGCACCGTTCACCCTCACCGCGCCTGTGGTCGCCGCGCCGCCGGTCGCCGTGTGGGTGCTCGGCATGGCCGGCGCACTTCTAGCAACTCGCTCCATCACCAAAATCAACCCGCAAAGCGCACTTGGAGGTGTCGCGTAATGTCCAACGCCAATCTCGAACTCAGTAACGTCACCGTCACGTTCCAGGACGGCGAAGAGCGCCTGACCGTCCTCGACCAGCTGGACTTCACCGCGGAACCCGGCCAGCTCACCTTCATCGTTGGCGAGTCCGGCTCCGGCAAGTCCACGTTGCTGTCTGTCGCCGCCGGGCTGATTCAACCCGATTCCGGCACCGCCACGCTCGGAGGGATGAAGATTGACCACGAGGTGCGTCGCGAGAAGATCGGCATGATCTTCCAGCAGGCCAACCTCATTTCCGCCCTCAACGTCCGCGACCAGCTTCTGGTTACTGACCACTTGCGTGGCGTAAAGCCCCGCAAAGAGAGGGCGGATGAGCTTCTTGCCGCAGTCGGCCTCGAAAGCTTAGGCGATCGCGACATGCAGGCACTTTCCGGCGGTCAGCGCCAGCGTGTGGGCATCGCTCGTGCGCTCATGGGAGAGCCGGAGCTTGTGCTTGCCGACGAACCCACCGCCGCACTCGACCACGATCGTTCCCAGGAGATCGTCGCACTCCTTCGCTGGCTGGTGGAAGACCGAGGAATCGCCTGCGGATTCGTCACCCACGACCGCTCGCTGATTACTGGCCGCGACGCTGTCTTCGAGATGGATCAACGCGCAGCGGCGCTTGTCTAAGCAGTAGTCTGCAGGAGCTAGCGCAGCATCGCGCCGATGATCGCGCCGAGGTCGCCGACATGGGTGACCTCGGATGCCAGGTAATCTGGTCCACCCACGCGACCAACCACAAGGACAAGGTCGGTCCCGGTCAAAGGTGCAACTGCAAGCGCCGTGTCCAGCAGCCCCCACCCTTCTGGCACCCAGGGCTCGGATTCGGCGTCCAAAACCCGCGGCCCGTCGAGCTCGATCACTGGAGGCCGAGAACCATCGTCGCTAGGCGCAGCGTCCGATGCAGCTACGCGCTCCATGCCGTCGCCGACATTTTGCAGCACCACAGCCCACGACGAAGTCATGGTCCGGGGCATCAGGTTCACGAGCTCACTGAGCGCGTTAGAGCGGTTCTTGGACACTTGTGCAACGCGGGCCAACATCTGCACTTGACCGCGACGATCGACGCGACCCGTGAACGGGCGGATCGAATCAACCTCGACGCCCTCTACTTCAGCGGAGGCAGTAATTACTGTGTCAATCATGGTCCCGGTGGGGAGTTCAACCACGATGTCGTCCGTGACCATCCCGTCGGGACTCGTGTGGACGATGTCGACGGACTTGATGTTCGCGCCTGCTAAACCGAACGCCTCGGCAAGGTCGCCGAGGCTGCCGGGGACGTCCGGAATGGACACGCGAATGAGGTAAGCCATGCTCCCTTTTATAACACCCGGCCCACTCGCCACGGGTGCTGGTTACCGCCGCCCGTCCGTTACAGACGGTGCCGTAAGATGAAGCCGTTGATTGCAAAACCACGCGACTTGAAGGAATCAGTAGTGGCTGAGATTTCACGCGACGAGGTGTCGCGCATCGCTCGGTTGGCGCGTATCGCGTTGAACGACGAGGAGCTTGACCAGATCGCCGGGCAGTTGGACACCATCATCGATGCCGTTTCCGCGGTGCAGCAAGTAGATACCGACGGCGTCACGCCGATGAGCCACCCGCACTCGGTGGAGGCGGAGATGCGCGAGGATGTTCAGCGCACCACGCTGACTCAGGAACAAGCACTGGATCAAGCACCTGCGGTTGAAGATGACCGCTTCGTGGTTCCGCAGATTCTTGGCGAGGGGGAGTAACACAGCATGACTGCATACACGCTGCCAACTGAGGGCTTGGTCTCCAAGCCGGCACACGAGCTCGCCGCGATGATTCAGGCCGGTGAGGTCACCTCCCGCGAGGTAACCCAGGCATTTCTGGATCGCATTGCAGAGACCGATGACGAAATCGGTGCGTTCCTCCACGTCGGCGCGGATGAGGCTCTTGCGGCTGCCGACGCCGTAGACGCACAGGTGAGGGAGGGTAAGGAACCCGCCTCCACGCTTGCAGGTGTGCCGCTTGCACTCAAGGACCTGCTGGTGACCACCGATGCGCCGACCACTGCGGCGTCGAAAATGCTCGAGGGCTACATGAGCCCGTACGACGCGACGGTGGTGAAGAAGCTGCGCGAGGCCGGGATTCCGATCCTGGGCAAGACGAACTTGGACGAGTTTGCCATGGGTTCCTCGACGGAGAACTCCGCATACAAGAAGACGAAGAACCCGCACGACCTCGAGCGCGTGCCAGGCGGTTCCGGCGGCGGTACTGCGGCGGCGCTTGCTGCTGGCCAGGCTCCGCTTGGCATCGGCACGGACACCGGCGGCTCCATTCGCCAGCCGGCGTCGCTCACCGGCACCGTGGGAGTCAAGCCCACGTATGGTGGCGTCAGCCGCTACGGCGTGATCGCCTGCGCCTCCTCGCTCGACCAGGTCGGACCGTGCGCGAACACCGTGCTCGACACCGCACTGTTGCACGAGATCATCGGCGGGCACGACGAGTTCGACGCTACGAGTGTCGATAAGCAATTGCCCTCTTTGGCTGATGCCGCGCGAGAGGGTGCCAAGGGTGATTTGAGCGGGATGAAGATTGGCCGGATCAAGCAGTTCGACCGCCCGGGCACCCAGGATGGTGTGCGCGGGCGTATCGACGCGGCGTACGAGCAGCTTGCGGCTCAAGGCGCGGAGATCGTCGAGGTCGATTGCCCGAGCTTCGACGATGTCATGGGTGCGTATTACATCATTCAGATGTCCGAAGTGAGCTCGAACCTCGCTCGTTTCGACGGCATGCGCTACGGCCTGCGCGCCGGCGACGACGGTACCCACTCCGCCGAGGAAGTCATGGCGATCACCCGCGGCGAAGGCTTCGGCTCTGAGGTCAAGCGTCGCATCATCCTTGGCACCTACGCGCTGTCGGTCGGTTACTACGACGCGTACTACCTGCAGGCGCAGCGCGTGCGCACCCTCGTCGCTCAGGATTTTGAGAGGGCTTTTGAGCTTTGCGACGTGATCGCTGGTCCCGCCGTGCCGTCAACGGCATTCAAGCTCGGCGAGAAGGTCGACGATCCGCTGGCGATGTACAACTTCGACCTGTTCACTCTGCCCCTGAACCTGGCGGGGCTGCCCGGCATGTCGGTGCCAGTGGGCAAGGCAAGTGATACCGGTCTGCCGGTCGGGTTGCAGCTGATTGCGCCGGCGTTTGCCGACGACCGGATCTACCGGGTTGGCGCAGCGGTTGAAGCTGGTCTCGCAACAAGTGAGAACTAACCACTGGACGACCCTCGCGGCGCTGTCCGCGGGGTATTTTCTCGTCCTTTTCGACCAAGGCTTCATGCCGGTGGTCACCCCGCTGCTGCCATTCGAAGTTACAAACTCGGTATGGCTGACCAGCATGTTTCTGCTGTTCTCGGTGGCACCGATGCCCGCCGCAGGGCGGTTAGGCGACGCCTTCGGACACAGGCGGATGTTCCTTCTCGGGCTTGCTATTACGGCAGCGGGTCTGATCCTCGCAGGTTCGTCGTGGTCCTTCGCCGCACTGGTGGTGGCCCGTGCAGCTCAAGGACTTGGCGTTGCACTCTTCCTGCCGCAGGCATTCGCGGTCCTGCCGAAGGTGTTTCCTGAGCACCTGCAAGGGCGAGCGTTCGCGGCCTGGGGTGTCATCGGCTCTGTTGCGTCGCTCCTTGGGCCGATTGCCGGAGGAGCGATCGCGCAATCGCAGGGTTGGCGCGCGGCGTTCTTCGTCCAGGCTGCGATGTGCGTCGGCGCACTGCTTGCTGCCGCCGTTTGGGTTCCGCAGCTGCCAAAGGCGCAAGTTCGCGTGCCCGTGCTGGGCGTACTTCTCTCCTTTGCCGGCCTCGGCTCGTTGGTGTACGGAATTCAGTACAGTGGCTGGTATAGCGTTCTCTTCGGTGCGCTTTGCTTGGCACTACTCGTCCTCGCGGCTCGCAACGGTCAAGACAACGGCTTCCTGCCGCTGTATTTGCTGCGCGATCGCACGTTCGCGTTCGGAACTATCGCCATCTTTGCCATGGGGTTCTCTGTAGCGTCGATGTTCATTCCGATGATGTACTGGCTGCAAACCGTCGCAGGCGCAAGCCCAACGATGTCAGGGTTCATCACCGCGCCCATGTCGGTGGTCGCGTTTGTAGCGACTCCAATTGCCGGCTATCTCTCGGACAAGGGCGACCCGCGCCGTCTCTGCGTCGCCGGGTTCGCCGTGCAAGCCATTGCCATAGCGCTTGTTATCGCGCTTATCCTTGGCTCCGCACAGCCGGCGTGGTTCGGCGTCTCGACCGCGCTCCTCGGTTTGGGCAGCGCATTCGTGTGGGCCCCGAATGCAGCGTTGACCATGCGCGGAATTCCGGAGGCCGATGCGGGGGCAGCCTCGGGCCTGTACAACACTTCTCGGCAGGTAGGCAGCGTGCTTGGTGTCGCACTCGTCGGCGCCGTGCTTGCAACCGGGGAGATCGCCGGCACCGCCGCCCCCGCGATGGCACTGCCACTCGCCGCGTTCCTGGTCGGCGTACTCAGCGCGCTGTTGCTCAGCCGCACGGTGGGGAATCCTGTGCACACTGCCAGTGTTCAGGCTTCGCGCTAGGCTGGCAGCCATGCGATTAGCCACTTTGACATCCGGCGGCGACTGCCCGGGCCTGAATGCTGTGATCCGCGGCATCGTGCGCACGGCCAACACGGAGTTCTCGTCCACAGTGGTGGGCTACCTCGACGGATGGGTCGGTTTGATGGAGGACCGCCGAGTCGACCTTTACGACGATGCCTACATCGACTCCATTCTTCTGCGCGGCGGCACCATCCTAGGCACCGGTCGCCTCCACCCGGACAAGTTCAAAGCGGGTATTGACACGATTAAGGCGAACCTGGACGATGCCGGCATCGACGCGCTGATCGCCATTGGCGGCGAGGGCACGCTCAAGGGCGCGAAGTGGCTCTCTGACAACGGGATCCCGGTCGTCGGTGTGCCAAAGACCATCGATAACGACGTTGCGGCGACCGACTACACCTTCGGTTTTGATACGGCGGTTTCCGTTGCCACTGACGCCATCGACCGCCTCCACACCACCGCGGAATCCCACAACCGCATCCTGATCGTCGAGGTCATGGGCCGTCACGTGGGCTGGATCGCACTGCACGCTGGCATGGCTGGCGGTGCGCACTACACAGTCATCCCGGAAGAGCCGTTCGACATCGCAGACATCTGCAAGGCGATGGAGCGCCGCTTCCAGATGGGCGAGAAGTACGGCATCATAGTGGTGGCTGAGGGCGCGATCCCGAAGGAAGGCACCATGAATGCTGGTTTGGGCGAGGAGGACGAGTTCGGTCACAAGACGTTTACCGGCATGGGCCAGATCATCGCGGATGAAATCAAGGCTCGTCTCGGGTACGACGTGCGAACCACCGTCCTCGGGCACATCCAGCGAGGCGGCACCCCGACTGCGTACGACCGCGTGCTGGCCACCCGCTACGGTGTCCACGCCGCACGCGCCGCGCACGAGGGCAACTTCGACACTTGCGTCGCGCTCCACGGCGAGGACATTGAGCTGGTCCCGCTCGAAACGGCCGTCGCGCATCTCAAGCAGGTCCCGGAGGGCCGTTACCAAACCGCGAAGAGCATGTTCGGCTAAATGCACGATCGCAATCTCGCGGATGCGCGGTTGTGGGTGGTCGGCATCAACCCGGGCGGGCGTTCAGAGGCCGTCGATGCCCCCTTTGCACACCCCGGCAACCGTTTCTGGCCAGCCATGTACGCAGCGGGCATAACCCCGTATCTTGTGGATGCCCGGAACGGCTTGTCTGTCGAAGATTCCGACATGCTCGCAGCTCAAGGCATCGGATTTACAAACCTTGCCGACCGTTTTACCGCGAAGGCGAGCGAGCTGTCCAACGATGAGCTCCGCCGCGGGGGAGAGGCCCTCATCCGCAAGGTTGAGCAATTCCAACCGGCAGGGCTCATGGTTGCAGGTATTGGAGCTTTTCGGATTGCTTTTCGACGGCCGCGTGCATCCCGTGGTCTCCAACCAGACCCAATCGGATCTGCGGAAGTCTGGGTCGTCGGAAATCCCAGTGGCTTGAATGCCCACGAAACGGTGGACTCACTCGCCGCAAGTTATCGCGAGGTCTACGAAGCCGTAATGGGGGATGATTGACCACCTGGCTTGATCCCGGTGTGTCCCTTCCGGTGATAAGCGGCAAGGTCACGGGTTAGCCTAGGCCCGCTCGCGCTCCGGCGGCTTTCAGCCTGCTATCCGCAATCCTCTTCTGTATTCGTGATTTTCGAAACATATAAGGAACGGTTGCGCGGTTGCTCAATCAGCGAGGGTTGGGGCATGCCTCACTTTTCGGTGAATTTGAATTCATTGGGTTGGATGCCCGCTTAGTTCTCTGTGGCCCGGTTGGCTGGGTGGCAGCATTCGGCTTTGCCAAATCGTGATATGAACGTTATAAAAATTCTGTTAGTATGCAATGGTCGAACGTCGAAATCCGACCAAGGACTAACTCATGACTTCTGTGCATGCCCACGCGAAGGGGGGTTCCTCGATGGAGAACGATGAAACCATCTCGGGACCCCAAGAAGTCGGCCCAGACCGTGACGGAAACGAAAAGGAGCCAATCTACGGCACGTCGACAACTAAGATCCGCCGGGTCGCGCATCGCACCGTCCCTAAACGCAACGTTCGTCTCACTCTCTACATAACGCAAGCGGTGGACCTCACCGCCTTGCTTGTTTCCTGGTTTGCGGCTCGATTGATCTTGGGTGATTACTGGCCCAGCTGGGTTGTCACGCCCGACGCAACGCAAACAACGCGGGTCAGCATTATCTCGGCGGTGCCCTTTGTCGCCCTTTACGTGATCGCACTGTGGATCAACAAGTCCTACCGCTGGCACACGCGTCTGGATGTGCATCGCTCGACGCGTCTTGTAGTGCGATCGTGTGTGTACGCCGCGTCATTTCTTTTCGCCATCGGCGTGATGTTTCACGGTTA belongs to Corynebacterium glaucum and includes:
- a CDS encoding 6-phosphofructokinase — encoded protein: MRLATLTSGGDCPGLNAVIRGIVRTANTEFSSTVVGYLDGWVGLMEDRRVDLYDDAYIDSILLRGGTILGTGRLHPDKFKAGIDTIKANLDDAGIDALIAIGGEGTLKGAKWLSDNGIPVVGVPKTIDNDVAATDYTFGFDTAVSVATDAIDRLHTTAESHNRILIVEVMGRHVGWIALHAGMAGGAHYTVIPEEPFDIADICKAMERRFQMGEKYGIIVVAEGAIPKEGTMNAGLGEEDEFGHKTFTGMGQIIADEIKARLGYDVRTTVLGHIQRGGTPTAYDRVLATRYGVHAARAAHEGNFDTCVALHGEDIELVPLETAVAHLKQVPEGRYQTAKSMFG
- a CDS encoding MFS transporter, which encodes MRTNHWTTLAALSAGYFLVLFDQGFMPVVTPLLPFEVTNSVWLTSMFLLFSVAPMPAAGRLGDAFGHRRMFLLGLAITAAGLILAGSSWSFAALVVARAAQGLGVALFLPQAFAVLPKVFPEHLQGRAFAAWGVIGSVASLLGPIAGGAIAQSQGWRAAFFVQAAMCVGALLAAAVWVPQLPKAQVRVPVLGVLLSFAGLGSLVYGIQYSGWYSVLFGALCLALLVLAARNGQDNGFLPLYLLRDRTFAFGTIAIFAMGFSVASMFIPMMYWLQTVAGASPTMSGFITAPMSVVAFVATPIAGYLSDKGDPRRLCVAGFAVQAIAIALVIALILGSAQPAWFGVSTALLGLGSAFVWAPNAALTMRGIPEADAGAASGLYNTSRQVGSVLGVALVGAVLATGEIAGTAAPAMALPLAAFLVGVLSALLLSRTVGNPVHTASVQASR
- a CDS encoding mismatch-specific DNA-glycosylase, with amino-acid sequence MHDRNLADARLWVVGINPGGRSEAVDAPFAHPGNRFWPAMYAAGITPYLVDARNGLSVEDSDMLAAQGIGFTNLADRFTAKASELSNDELRRGGEALIRKVEQFQPAGLMVAGIGAFRIAFRRPRASRGLQPDPIGSAEVWVVGNPSGLNAHETVDSLAASYREVYEAVMGDD